The Kogia breviceps isolate mKogBre1 chromosome 19, mKogBre1 haplotype 1, whole genome shotgun sequence genome contains the following window.
TTGGGAATACAGGTAGAGACTAGAACAGGGGAAACGGGTGAGGGAATTGGAGACTGAATTCAGGACTTTCCCGAGAGATTGCccccaggctgggggctgggggtgagaaGAGGGGCGGGAAGCAAAGGCTGTGGGGGGCGGGCACCAGGGCTGCAGGGCAGAGCAGGGCTGGAGATGGGATGTGTCATGTGGCCACTGCTGGGAGTGGCTGGGGGTCCCAAGATGATCAGTGATAAGAAGCAAGTTGTGTCTTGTCCAAGGCTActtcctgcccccttcccccagccccagcctctgctgaacagatcagagtccactctgggGAAAGCCACAGCAGTTGTCTTTATTTATGTCAGTGACTAAAGGTAGCAGTGGTGCCCCGAAGGTTAGCAGCAGTGGGTGGCAGGAGGGAGTAGGGGAAGGGCAACAGTCTTGGGAAGAGGGAGGGACTCctacttctccctccctctgccttAGAGGGAGATGGGGACCCTGGAGTGGGCCTCTGAGCCCCACTCGTGGGCACTGATCATCTCGTGCCCACCAGTCTTCCTGTGGACCGCAGAACAGGTGCTCGGGGTGAAAGTGTCTGCCCCAAGCTGTCCTGCCTCTAGGCTGCAGGAACACAAACTAGTGTCTTCACTCTGCGTGGGCCTCGGGTTCCCAAATTACAAAATAGGGTGCTACCTAAAACACGGGGGTACGTTTTGCATTTGACTACGAGGGGACAACAGGGGCCTTGGCTTAGGTCACTTGGGGAGGAGAGGGTCGGGCGTGCAGCAGAGGCTTTGCCTAGCAGTATTTGCTGGGGTCAGGCGGCAGCCGCAGCGGCTCCCAGGCCTGGGTGGACAGGGATTACGCAGCCAGGAAAGGGCCTTTAGAGCTGGGACAAAGTGGGCCCTGCCCCCAGGAACAGCagcctctttctttcctgtttcacCATCTTCAAGAGGACGAGTCACTTTCTTGATTCCCACGACCCAGAGGCCAAGTGTAACTGCTCACTCACACCCCCCACTCTGACGTCTGGCCTCAGCCCAACCGCTTCCTCTACCATCTCTACCTGCCCCGCCTCCAGCCTATGGCGGAGGGGGGGAGTCCTCCTgggcttgacctctctgtgcccacAGCTTGGGGCCAGGCCCCCTTCTACTCCCTCCCAGCACGCACCCCTTCCCTCACCACTTACACTGTAGTTCCCCCAAGTGCTGAGAATCAAGCTCCCATGGGCCCACAGCATGCCCACGTGGCAGCTCAGTGGGGCTGAGACACTTGAACCATCACTCAGGAGGCCCGTCTGCAATCTGGGCAGACCAGGAATTCTGTCCCGGCGACTACTCCAAGTGGCAGTATAGCCCCACCCATCCTCAGACTGGTCAGAGTCAGTCTAGAAGAATAAGCCTCTGGCCAAGGCCTCCTTGCCTGTGGGGATTCCCCTGCCTGTCTCAGCGTCTCGGTTTTCCTCCACCAGCCAGAGGAAATTCAAAGGCCCCGTTCCCAGATACCCCCAGACACCTCCGGCTCTGGCAACAGTTGCCATGACAACAGGGATTCGGATACGGAGGGTGATTTATTagggctccctgccctccccaacttctctcctccctcccaattCTAACCCAAGCTGCTGGCCATGCCCCTCCAGGCTGCCCCTTTGGGGTGAGTGCCCTGTTAGAGTTGCTGGGTGGGTGCTGTCTGACAGGCTTAATGCTGATGGAGCCTAGGGCAGCAAGCTGACATAGAGACTGAGGGGGAAGAGGAGcagctggggtgggtgggaacTCAAGTCTGGGGAAATTAACTAGCAGGGGAGGGGCAACTACCCCGATTCCTGCTGCAGGCCCCTCATATACTGTGGGGCAGGGACCACCAGGTGGGTCCTGCCTCACATCACATCCTTGTGCTCCTGCTTGGACTCCTTAATGACCTGCAGGGGACAGAGAAGGTGCCACAGTTAGGTTAGGAGCTcacacagactccaggtccacgaCAGCTAGGCTGTGGACCTAGACAAGTCCCCCGCCTTCCTGGGTCATCTCTTCTATGATAGTAGCTGGAACACCCCCATGCAGCAGTCAGAGGGGGAGATGAGGTAACGCGGGCAGACAGCtagcaccgtgcctggcacatggtgagcGGATCCTGTAAGATTAGCTAGTACTGTTGCTGGTGTGATGGGGAGGGGGTTATGACCAATCCCCCCATCCCACTCTTCTTCCAGGTTCCTTTCACCAAGCTGCAAGTTGAAAGTTGGGAGTGAAAGCTActaactttaattttctttctctctcccccaggcCTGGCATGGGGGCACCTGAGTCTGAGGGTGAGATAGGGAGAAAGCTGGAGTCAGGACCCCATCCAGTGGTCTAGGCACCCAGGCTCCCCTTAGAACTGCCAGTGGAGAGGCTGGGGAAATGAATTACATCCGGGTTCCTTCCCCTCTTGCAGAGCCTCCCAGAGGAGCTCTTGTGAATTATCAACAACCTTCTATGTGCCAGTCAAGCTTTCTTCCAGAGTCTGCCGGGGCCAGAATCTGGGATCCGCCCTCCTCACCTCTCCATCCCGCATCTCCACGGCCTTCACCACGATGTTCCTCTTGAGGTGGCCTTCTGACACGGAATTGGTGTCCAGGCTGGTTTCTGCAGGCGTGAGGAGAGGAGGCCTCCATGGGCTCTCAGGGCACTAGACATCCTCTCCCACCCTCGGTTTCACCACGAAACCCCCAATCATGAGTACAAAAGCCTATCCAATCAGGCAGAGAGGGCATAGGCTCTTCCAAAGGGGCTGGCAACCTCCTAGGTCCCCATGGTGCTGGGCAAGTCCTTGCTGTCCTGCTCGCTCTCCTGGCCTGACTGCATTTCAACCCCTCTGCAAGCCCTCACCTGGCCCCTGGCTTCCTGACAACCCAGCGCTGTGCCAAGGAAGGAGCACGTGGATTTTGAAGTCAGGCAGGCCAGAACTTGAGTCTCAGCTCAGCCACACGACTGTGGGCAAGTTAATTTACCTCTtccagcctcagtgtcctcatctgcaaaatggggatgctGTTGTCTACTTTTCTAGGTGGGAGTGAGGAGTCAGTTAACTGAAATAATGTTTGTTAAACGACGGGCACATATTAGTGCTCAATACACGTGGGTCCCTTTCCTGTCCCCCTTCCTGTTTCCtacttttctctgcctcttctttGGGCCCTAGTGACCCTTTTCTGTCGGGCATCTGGCAGTATTGCCTCTACCTGGTCTGCCTGGTTAACCCTTCTGATGCTGAACTAAGCCCTGGGACACGCATAGCTAGTGTTCCTAAATTTCTAGCCCAaaagaaagaagattttttttttccttagctaaGAATCATTTGAGGGCCGCATACAAGTAAGAAGTAATTTACTTTTCTGCCCCcctcagagagaaaaatataacatgTCACACtcactaatatttaaaattaagagcAGGGGacataaaactttattcactACAAGAGCAGCAGTCCAGGGGGAAATAATCCTCTGGGTTGAATCATCACTGAGCTGAACAATGGAGCCTCCGGGACAGACGAATCAGGCAGAGAGCCTGGCCGCTGGGCACAGTGAGACTAGGGGCCCTCCCAGTGATGGGAAAGAGGTGAGGCAGAGGCTGACGTTTGCTCAGAGGACTCAGAGCATCTCATCTGTGCACCCGAGGACTTATCACCTTGAACACCGGCCGACTCTGCTACTTCAACCCCCATTTACCCTGTGCCAGGTCCTGGACTGGGTGCTGAGGTTGCTGGGAAAATGACACAGGCTTGGCCCTTTAAGGAAACCTGGGAGGAGGGAGCCCAAGAGGATGGGGAAAGCGGGCTTGGTGAGGCTCGCTCCCTATCAAGCTGAGAAGAGCACCGTGTCTATAAGGCAGGCAGCTAACCGAGAGCCGGCGGGGCTCCATTTACAATCTGGTGAGCCTGTATTGGTATAACTTGTATTGTAAGGCTTTTGAGATGTCTTGTGACCTTGTGACCTTCCCCTTCTTTGGTGCTTTTGCCCCCTGTAGTGacaagcagttaaaaaaaaaaacacaaacatcaaACACTTGGATGGGCAGAGCTTAATCAGGGATCTGCAGACAGGACAGAGGTTGAGACGGCACCCAGTTCTGCAATGGAATAGGGtgtggggatggggggatggggtgggacaaAGGGCAGAGCAGGACAGGAGCGGCTGCAAGCCCCACCTCGAATGCTCTGGGATGGTGTGTTCTGGCTAGAAGATCTGCGGTGAATCATGAAGGTCCCCATGGAGAGCCCCAGGCCCGTTTGCACTGGTCCTCGGCCCCAGGCCAGAACAGCAACccacaggcctgggggagggggcgggagtcCAACACTCTGCCCACAAGACCCTGTTCTACTGACCTCGGATCTGCAGGTTGGAGAAGGTCTGCACAGGAATAGTGATGCTGAAagacagcagagagagagaggggtgacGAGGCTGCCCGACGATATCCCCAGGCCAGGTCCTGGTCTGGGGATTTCATGACAGCTTTGAGGCTTTTTTCCTTGCCGGGAAAGGCCGACCCCATCTTTTAGCTTCCCCCGCAGCAAACACACTCCTTGGAGCTGCCAAAGCCGGCAAGGGGCCTGGATGTTGTGAGGGGAACATCTCTATTCAAAAGAGAGTGGATGCTCGGAGGAtggcagaggggagagaagagtgGCGAAGAGAATTCCCAGGAGGCAGAAGACACTGGTCAGGGGAAAAGAAGTCCGATATTTGTTGGGAGGGTGGGGAGTGAGCCTCAGTTTGGGAGGTGACCCGAGTCCTTACCCTGGGACCTAATGAACACGGGCTGAATTGaatccgttcattcattcatcagacatTTATCGAATACCGACTGTGTGTTAGgcaagcactgtgctgggcactgggatAGGAGGGGGCTGGACGCAAGACTGAATAAGACAGTTCCTGAAGGGAGCAAAGCAACTCtagggaggggcaggcagggagggctgCTGGGCAGGGCTCACCGGTTCTCCTCGCCCTCCAGCAGCTTCCTGTAGGTGGCGATCTCGATATCCAGGGCCAGTTTAACGCTGAGCAGGTCCTGGTACTCCTGCAGGTGGCGGGCCATCTCGTCCTTGAGGCTCTGCCCCTCCTCTTCCAGCCGGGCCAGTGCCTCCAGGTAACTCGCCGCCTCCCGCGCGTGGCGCTCCTCCTGCTCCCGCATCTGCCTCTCCAGGGACTCGTTCTGTGGGTGGAGTCGGCTGGTTTCtcgaggccccgcccccgccccgccccgagtAATTTTTCAGAGCTCCGCCCCCAGCCCGGGTCCCAGCCCCTGGCCCTTTTCCAGCACCTCCTAGGGCGGCAGGTCCCCTCCTCCGGTTCGCCAGCCTCCGCTCGCGGACCCCGTCCCCCCGCCTCTGGCCCTGCCCGCGCTCACCGTGCCGCGCAAGGACTCCAGGTCGCAGTTTAAGGCCTGCAGCTGGCGCCGGTAGTCGTTGGCCTCGTGCTTGGCCTGGCGGAGCAGCTCCGCGTTGCGGGCAGCGGCGTCCGTCAAGTCCGCAAACTAAATGGGGAGAGGGCTTTATGctgaggggagggctggggacgCTTATGGCGCGAGCTGTGCGGGCCCGTGGGGAGGAACGATGTCTGGAGGATCAGGGAGATGGGCGGGACCCCAGGGTTGTTGTCCAGCTCACCCCAGCCCTGGGTGGGATTATTCGCAGCGACTGAGGCCCGTGGGCCGGGGACACAGAAGACACTGCTACGTCTCTAGCACCTAGCACAATCCTGGTCAGGGAATGCAGGAATGAACAGTGTTTGCCACGGAATCCAGAATCTCCAGTACTGGCAGCTCCATCCACGTGACTGAACCCTGTCCTCCTCCACCTTACACGGGGGattctggtgagcagagctctgGATTCTAATAGCCCTGTTGCAGTGAAGCCCTCAGGGTTCCATCACGTCTTGCCCTGCTCAGAACCATCACTGGCTTTTGCCACTTACACTCCTCAGCTCCACGCCCTGGCCCAGGATCTCTGGGGCCCTTACCTCTGTGCTTTTCCGCCTCTACTCAGGCTCTGTCCTGCACTCTGAAtgcccctttcctcttttctttatgTTCACAGGCTTCCAGTCCTGCCTGGCCCCAGTGCCCTCCCTTCTATTATATCCTTCCTGTCCCCACATTGTATATAAACTGTGTCCTGCTGTGTTCTCCGTAGACATCATTATTGGGTGACATAACATCTCCCTGGTCAGACATGTCTCTGTATCCTGGGCAGAGCTGGAGatgcagtagatgctcaataaccCAGGATACAGACGCATCAGGAATGCAGGCTCCCAAGTGAGATAGCTAGGGTTAGAAATCCAGCTCTACTGCTTAGGAGCTGTGTGACGTTGGGCAAATTGGTTAACCTCTCTGGACTTTAGTTCTCTCATCTATCAAAGAACAGTACCTACTTCATGGTAAAACAATCCATGCAAAGCACAGGGCCTAATACACAACAGTGTTGGCTAATAGTAATAGCAATAAGTACTAATAAGTACTCATTGGAAATAATAGTGCCTGTGTAGCCCCGGGCAAGTCACCTCACTTCTCTGGTGAAGGTCAGTCACTCAGAGAGGATCTTCCCCCAGCTTCCTCCACCCTCCTTCCCCAGTTCTTTTgtatggagccaggaggtctgcCTGGAGGAGGCAGGCTGGCCCAAAGTCAGGGCTACCTTGGAGCGGTACCACTCCTCCGCCTCATGCATGTTGCTGGACGCCACTGCCTCGTACTGTGTACGGATCTctctcagggctgctgtgaggtcAGGCTTGGCCACATCCATCTCCACGTGGACCTGCTGCTGAGCCAGCTGCTCCTGGAGCTCCCGCACCTCCTGGCCAGGGTGAGAGAAGGGATGCCAGggctcagggatcaggctgcaacTGGGGTTTCCCCACAGCATCATGCCCTCTTCTGTCTGCCCCTCGGACACAGAAGTTGGCTAAGGGAGATGGGTATTCCTAGTTGGAGGAAATGGCATGGCCCAGGCTAAGGGACGCAGGGGGTAGTTTGGGGGTCTCATGGTGTCCTCCTCCCAGGCCTGGAAGGCAGGAGCACTGAAAGTGTGCCAGTGTTCTCGTGGGAGAGTGACTGAGTCCCTGTTGTGTGGGTGTGCCTGTGGGTTCCCACGTGGATTCTGCATCCATTATCTGAAGTCAGAGCTCAGCAGGGGTAGGGGGGTTtgttggtttgtgtgtgtgtgtgtttttatgtatGGCTCTCATTTAAATGGAGATAGATGGCAGAGGGAATGGAGTCAGAGagactaactgtgtgaccttagcaagttcttttacttctctgggcttcagtgtcCTCCTCTGTGAAAAGGAGATAACACTGGAACGGTCCCTATCTCGCAGGGCTGTAGTGAAGAAAAACAGGAGGCAACGAGGTCCGTTGTAATTCTCAGTAAGtggagtgtgtgtctgtgtgcatttTACTGGGGGCTGGGGATGCTCTCTTATCTATCATTTTGTACCCCGGCCACACCGCGAGGCATGtgagttccccagccagggatggaccccgtgctccctgcagtggaagcgcagagtcctaaccactggaccaccagggaaggccctgtctTTATCTCTGTCTCCCTTagtctctctctgtatctctctctgtcttttctctctctctcattttctttctctctctgtcagtctgtctccttctctctctgtctgaatATCTCTGTCTCAGTctccgtctgtctgtctcttttccTCAGTTCTAATCTCTGTGTTGGCCTTTCCTCCCTCTGCCCTGGCCTTACCTCCTCATGGACCTTCCTCCAGAACCGGATTTCCTCCTCCAGAGACTCAGTCTTCCTCTCCAGATCCAGACGGCCCAGGGTGGCTTCATCTGCCTCCTGGAGTAGGGAGGAAGCAAAGGGCCCCTCTGACCCCAgactcctcctccccactccctagTCTTATCTGATCCCTCCTTTTGTGGCTGGGGGGAGCAGCACATCGCTCTGGAGGGCTGGGCTCGGGGGCTATGTTTGGGTGGGCTGCCATCAGCACTTtcccctccccggcccctcccctctACCACCCTGACCTGTCGATAGGCAGCCAGGTTGTTCTCAGCCTCCAGCCTCAGGTGGGTTTCATCCTGGAGCCTGGGGTAGGGGGACACATTCCTGGGTCCGGGCTCTTCTGAGGACTATTGGACCCGTGCCCTAATCTCCCTGGAGGTGGCTGCCAGAGGACGTCCCCCCCCCCCGCGGACCAGTGTGAGTGGCAAGAGGAGTGAGGGGTAGAGGACTTGGCCAGGAGCGCGAGCAGACAAGGGCCTTCGCTGTAACCCACTGCCAGGTGCCTTCTCAGGGTCACTGCACCTGCTCCTCCTCGCACAGGCGCTTCCACCAATGCACGCTCACTgctgcacacacaccacacagaccacacacacacacacacacaccacacacacagcacaccacccccacacacacacaccacacagaccacacacacagagaccacacacacagagaccacacacatacaccccccacacacaccacacataccacacacacacacacaccccacaccacacatacacaccacagacacactcacacacacacaccacacacacacatgcacactcacactcacacacgcacacgcgcacacacacacatcctcccgCACTTGAAGTCACACACGCATGCCCTGTCAGCTCAGCGACGACCGTGCCCCCGGGGTTTCCTCTGACCTTTGGAAATGGGTTTTATTAAGATCTCCGCTTTACAGCTGTGCAAGCTGAAGTGTCTTGACTAGGGTCATAAGCTGGTGACAGGCAGAGTCTCCTGTATTCTGAAGCCAGTATTCTGcctgctctttccctctcttcctgtaGCCCCAGCCCAGTCCTGCTGGTTCAGACCAACCTTCCCTTCCAATTCCCCCTCTAGACAGACCCAGGCTCAGGATGGGCGCACTCCCTGACCGCAGTAACAAGGCCCTGCAGTGAGTGAAACGCAGAGACCCTCCCCGCGGGGCGTCCCTGACTGTCCCACGCAGCTTTCCCCAGCGGGGAGGCGCTGAGGGTACCCGAAGGTCTTTGGGAATCAGATCCCTGAGATCCTGGGCCTCCTCCCGGGCCCACCCTCATCTTGGGGAGCAAGGGCCACCCTCTCCTCCCAGAGGTGGGAAACCGGGGAGCAGGGAGGCAGAGCCCCTGCCCGAGACCGGCAGGCCTGCAGGTGCTCCCTctccggggggcgggggtggcggCTCGGTGCTCCCCGTGCATGAGGCCCCTCTGCGGCCCACTCCTCACTTCTGCCTCAGGGTGCCCAGGTCCTGCGCCAGATTGTCCCTCTCCACCTCGAGCCGGGCGCTGTTGGCGGTGAGTTGATCAAGCCGCAGCCGCAGCTCGCGCAGCTCTGCCTGGTAGACGTCGGCAAGCTTGGTGGGCTCCTTGGCCCGCAGCTGGTTCAGCTCGGCAGCCAGCGCCTTGTTCTGCTGTTCCAGGAAGCGCACCTTCTCGATGTAGCTGGCGAAGCGGTCGTTGAGCTCCATCATCTCTGCCCGCTCACTGGCCCGGGTCTCCTTGAAGCTGGAGTTGAGCGCCCCGGCCAAGGAGAAGTCTACCCGGGCCGGGAGTGGAGGCGGCATTCGAGCCAGGGACAGGCGGGTGCCAGGACCCAGGCGgcggccccccacccccatctctgagGAGGAGACATAGGAGCGGCGAGCCACTGAAGTGACCCGTCTCCTCTCCATCCTGGCCTGGCTCTGCCCTGCTCCTGGGATGTGCTGGCTTTATGGAGGAGGGCCTGGCCTGGCCCGGCCCATGCTGCCCCTGGCAACACCCCCTGGCATAGCctgagtgggtggggctgggccaCAGCCCAGTCATGGGGAGAGTGCCTCTCATGCCCACCGAGGTCACTGTGCCCAGAGACAGGACCTCCTGGGCATGCCAgccccagcctggctccagaCAGAGGAGCTAGTGGGCAGTTCCCGGGGCCAATGCTGCGTGTGGGGTCCTGACCACTGGACAAGGAGACCCTTTCACTGGGACGGTGGGTCAAGGAAGGGCTGGACCAGATGACCTTTGACCTGTCTTCTAACTTTTAGAGCCTACGACCCAGGCCTTTCCTCACTCGGCATTCTCAGGCACACTCAGTGCCTGTTAGATGCTGGGAATCTGGTGGAAAACAAACCTGTTCCATATCTTCAAGGAACAGCCTATGTTACAGTTTCCTGCCAGCCTCATTCCCAACAGATTCCTGGAGTCCTCCTCTCTGAATACAGGCGTTCTGCATTCCCGCTTTCTCCCCAACTGCAGGTGCGGGGCTGTGGGC
Protein-coding sequences here:
- the GFAP gene encoding glial fibrillary acidic protein isoform X1 codes for the protein MERRRVTSVARRSYVSSSEMGVGGRRLGPGTRLSLARMPPPLPARVDFSLAGALNSSFKETRASERAEMMELNDRFASYIEKVRFLEQQNKALAAELNQLRAKEPTKLADVYQAELRELRLRLDQLTANSARLEVERDNLAQDLGTLRQKLQDETHLRLEAENNLAAYRQEADEATLGRLDLERKTESLEEEIRFWRKVHEEEVRELQEQLAQQQVHVEMDVAKPDLTAALREIRTQYEAVASSNMHEAEEWYRSKFADLTDAAARNAELLRQAKHEANDYRRQLQALNCDLESLRGTNESLERQMREQEERHAREAASYLEALARLEEEGQSLKDEMARHLQEYQDLLSVKLALDIEIATYRKLLEGEENRITIPVQTFSNLQIRGGKSTKEGEGHKVTRHLKSLTIQVIPIQAHQIVNGAPPALETSLDTNSVSEGHLKRNIVVKAVEMRDGEVIKESKQEHKDVM
- the GFAP gene encoding glial fibrillary acidic protein isoform X2 yields the protein MERRRVTSVARRSYVSSSEMGVGGRRLGPGTRLSLARMPPPLPARVDFSLAGALNSSFKETRASERAEMMELNDRFASYIEKVRFLEQQNKALAAELNQLRAKEPTKLADVYQAELRELRLRLDQLTANSARLEVERDNLAQDLGTLRQKLQDETHLRLEAENNLAAYRQEADEATLGRLDLERKTESLEEEIRFWRKVHEEEVRELQEQLAQQQVHVEMDVAKPDLTAALREIRTQYEAVASSNMHEAEEWYRSKFADLTDAAARNAELLRQAKHEANDYRRQLQALNCDLESLRGTNESLERQMREQEERHAREAASYLEALARLEEEGQSLKDEMARHLQEYQDLLSVKLALDIEIATYRKLLEGEENRITIPVQTFSNLQIRETSLDTNSVSEGHLKRNIVVKAVEMRDGEVIKESKQEHKDVM